CAGGGGCCGGGCCAGGCGCGGGACCCGGTGCAGGCGCAGGCGCAGGGGACGGTGCGGGCGCGGGGGACGGCGAAGGCCCCGCCGCCGGAGGCGATGCGGGATAGTTCGGCGGTGCAGGGGCCGGTCCAGGGACGGGCGCGGGAGCCGGCGCGGGGCCAGGCGTTGCGCTGCCGCCGCCATCGCCCGGCGTGGTCCCTTGCGTGGGCGTCGGCGTCGTCGCGGTGTCCTTGTCGCCACCACCGCCGCAAGCCGCCATGGCGGCCGCGGCGATCAAGGCGACGACGGAAGGAAAGACGTTCGGGCGAGGACGGTTCATCACGGGCGAGGAGCAATTCGGATCGGGCCGCGATGATCGTGGATCAGGCTTGAAAGCGCATTCATGCCTGACCAACTCTTACACCTGATTCAGCCCCGCCACAGGTCGCGGTGTGGTCGCGGTGTGGTCGCGGTGTGGTCGCGGTGTGGTCGCGGGGTCAGGTGTTGCGCCCACCGGCGCGGGGTCGATGGCGCTCAGCGCGCGGGGCGCTTCACGACGGCGCCGACCTTGCACGACGCGGTGTCGAACTGCGTGGTGCCGGGCGCGCCCTTGCCGCCGCTGGTGCCGTCCGCCGGCGTCCACTCGTTCACCAGCGGCAAGGTGCCGCCGAAGTCCGCGGCGTTCATCGGGGTGAAGCGCGTCTGCCACAGCGAGCCGTGCGGCGTGCTGAAGAGCTGCAGCTTCACCAGCCCGCCGCGGCCCGTCGGCAGGTTCACCGCGTAGGTGGCGAAGTTGTCCGCGCTGGTCGCGTCCTTCGCGCCGCGCTTGTAGCCGGTCGCGTCGTTGGGCTTGTTCCAGTCGCGATAGCCGATCGGCAACAGGTGACGCAGCACCGTGCCGTCCGCGTAGGTCGCCACCAGCGTGTAGTCGCAGCCGCTGGTCACGCAGTAGTAGCCGCTCCAGCCGCCGGGCTTGTCGCTCAGGAGGCGGTCGACGTCGGCCTGCACCGTCGGGTCGATGCGCTGCGGCAGGTTGCCCGTCCACGCGGGCGTCACCACCATCGTGCTGGCCGTCGGCGCGACGTTGAAGTGCGACACCGTGCCGATCACCGTCTGGACCTGCTGGTCCAGCTGCAGCACGTCGGTGCCCGCCCGGGCGCGGTCGTCGTTGGAGACCTTCTCGAAGGCGCCCGTCGTGCGGTTCCAGCGCTTGTAGCCGCCGTCGACAGTCGAGTCCGGGAAGAGCTTGTCCAGGAAGCCCTGCTGCAGGATCGCGGCCTGGTAGTCCGAGAACGCGTTCCAGCGGTAGCTCGCCGCGTTGCGGTCGTCGTCGCCGCCCGACATCGGCGTGCGCTGGTAGCAGACGCCGTCGACGGTGCGGGTGTCGCAGGACTGGCCGCTGAACTCGCGCGTCGTCAGCAACTGCTGCTTCACGCTGTCGAAGCCCCAGGCCGAGCCGCTCTTGGTGCCCAGCTTGTACGGGTCGTCGCCGGCCTCGGCCGCGGCGTCCGCATGCGGCAGCCCGTAGGCATGCCCCATCTCGTGATTGAAGATCGCCGAGTAGATCGTGTCCGGCCGGTAGTCGCCACCCGACACGGCCACGCCGTTGCCGCCCACGCCGCCGCCGGTCGAGGCCGCGACCTGCTTGCCGCCGGTCACCGTCTGGACGAAGCCGTAGAAGCCCGCCGCGAAGGACTGGTCCCGGTTGCCCGTCCAGCCGCGCATGTCGCGCAGGAGGCGCAGCATCCGGGCGTTCGTGTCGCCGTCGATGGCGCGGTAATCGGCCCACGACGACACCGTCATCGCGGGATGGCAGAACTTGTCGTCGTTGCGGCCGGGCACGGCCAGCTGGTCGATCGTCACCGCGCCCGCGAGGCGCGTGTCGAGCTTCGCGACCGGCAGCTTCTCGCGGTACTCGACGTCGATCGGGTAACCGGCCGTCGAGAACGCGCTGAGGTTGAAGTCCGGCACGACCGACTGCGCGGCGCGCGCGCCGAACAGGTAGATCGGCACCGTGTGGTGCTTGAGCGTCGTGGCCGGCGTGACGGTCAGCCCGATCGTCCGCGGCGACGAGAAGTCGGTCTGTCCGACTTCCAGCGTCACGCCGATCTGCACCCACTCCTTGGGCAGCAGCGCGCTGTACTTGACCGATGAATACGCGACGCCGCCGCCGTCCGAGGTCGGCAGCCGGGCCGGCGCGTTCATCGTCAGCGGGCCGAGCGTGCGGCCGTCGGCGAG
This genomic stretch from Mitsuaria sp. 7 harbors:
- a CDS encoding M66 family metalloprotease produces the protein MTVPFPKAVVSVAAFIAAASFAAYKAGGSSEPERAVIPTAQGATGNTDGDARMGPVRPTQSPAPAAKKPKFALTGAVPVPPPVIPPAPAPATVTARSSPSVPMRFAVSSVSTQPVEPAPAPVRAMALYLPGPSSAASSPSPAPAPAPTPAPAPAPVAAPAVQPAPTPTPELLGVELAQTHVIPPGGRTLQSPNEAKLNKNRKLQLVADRAALLMLQPSTTGGAVGTLLVRAKLADGRTLGPLTMNAPARLPTSDGGGVAYSSVKYSALLPKEWVQIGVTLEVGQTDFSSPRTIGLTVTPATTLKHHTVPIYLFGARAAQSVVPDFNLSAFSTAGYPIDVEYREKLPVAKLDTRLAGAVTIDQLAVPGRNDDKFCHPAMTVSSWADYRAIDGDTNARMLRLLRDMRGWTGNRDQSFAAGFYGFVQTVTGGKQVAASTGGGVGGNGVAVSGGDYRPDTIYSAIFNHEMGHAYGLPHADAAAEAGDDPYKLGTKSGSAWGFDSVKQQLLTTREFSGQSCDTRTVDGVCYQRTPMSGGDDDRNAASYRWNAFSDYQAAILQQGFLDKLFPDSTVDGGYKRWNRTTGAFEKVSNDDRARAGTDVLQLDQQVQTVIGTVSHFNVAPTASTMVVTPAWTGNLPQRIDPTVQADVDRLLSDKPGGWSGYYCVTSGCDYTLVATYADGTVLRHLLPIGYRDWNKPNDATGYKRGAKDATSADNFATYAVNLPTGRGGLVKLQLFSTPHGSLWQTRFTPMNAADFGGTLPLVNEWTPADGTSGGKGAPGTTQFDTASCKVGAVVKRPAR